In one Sesamum indicum cultivar Zhongzhi No. 13 linkage group LG12, S_indicum_v1.0, whole genome shotgun sequence genomic region, the following are encoded:
- the LOC105175155 gene encoding probable long-chain-alcohol O-fatty-acyltransferase 5, which yields MEGEIKNLSRVWLAVIASLSYCHFVSARLPKGKWRLISLLPIFYVFAILPLYTTSAFLTAITAFFITWLASFKLLLFAFDQGPLYSNPPKSLPVFAAVAALPFKIKPKNDAPGPRKSKKLPLYLATEIPISTVLISILYDYKEYIHTHIVLIAYCCLVFLLIEILVELSSLLVQALLGLELETPSDEPYLATSLREFWGRRWNLTVNNILRQTVYKPIRSSAAAVVGRDWAALPAVLAAFLVSGLMHELLFWYVTRASPSWEMTMFFVIQGVCVVVEFGLHVALAEKKWRLPWYVSRTLTVGFVVGTSFWLFFPPLMRNGADVRVIEEFRYIGVIVKEKVTRVWVHMVEKVLVYLPG from the coding sequence ATGGAAGGTGAAATCAAGAATCTGAGTCGTGTTTGGTTAGCAGTAATTGCATCTCTCAGTTACTGCCATTTCGTTTCTGCAAGATTGCCCAAAGGCAAATGGCGGCTGATTTCTCTTCTCCCGATTTTCTACGTCTTCGCGATTCTTCCATTGTATACGACCTCCGCTTTCTTAACTGCCATCACGGCTTTCTTCATAACATGGCTTGCCAGTTTCAAGCTTCTCCTTTTCGCCTTTGATCAGGGGCCCCTTTATTCCAACCCCCCGAAATCTCTCCCCGTTTTCGCCGCCGTTGCTGCTCTCCCGTTCAAGATTAAGCCCAAAAACGACGCCCCGGGCCCCCGGAAATCCAAGAAATTGCCCCTATATTTGGCCACTGAAATCCCAATTTCTACCGTGCTAATCTCGATATTGTATGATTACAAGGAGTATATTCACACCCATATTGTTTTGATCGCGTATTGTTGTTTGGTCTTTCTCTTGATCGAGATTTTGGTTGAGTTATCTAGTTTATTGGTCCAGGCGCTGTTGGGGCTAGAGCTCGAAACCCCGTCAGACGAGCCATATCTCGCGACCTCCCTCCGGGAGTTCTGGGGCAGACGGTGGAACCTGACGGTCAACAATATACTGCGCCAGACGGTGTACAAGCCGATCAGGTCATCCGCTGCAGCGGTGGTGGGCAGGGACTGGGCGGCACTGCCAGCGGTGCTGGCAGCTTTTCTTGTCTCTGGTCTTATGCATGAACTTTTGTTTTGGTACGTAACTCGGGCGAGCCCGTCATGGGAAATGACCATGTTTTTTGTGATCCAAGGCGTTTGTGTGGTGGTGGAGTTTGGATTGCATGTGGCTTTGGCTGAGAAGAAATGGCGGTTGCCGTGGTACGTGAGCAGGACGTTGACGGTGGGGTTCGTGGTTGGGACGAGTTTCTGGTTGTTCTTCCCGCCGTTGATGAGGAACGGTGCAGACGTGAGGGTGATTGAAGAGTTCCGGTATATAGGAGTAATAGTGAAGGAGAAGGTGACGAGAGTGTGGGTGCATATGGTAGAGAAAGTCCTTGTTTATTTGCCAGGATAA
- the LOC105174921 gene encoding protein ENHANCED DOWNY MILDEW 2 — MASSDDEGETVVNNVSEYEFISGDDESVPFTELPVVWNKGETHDGQLQQIFLCGKTDNGLRKIYKQVISWKFVLLHEKPEISVLSVEGSWIKLLKPRKAYHEIIRTIQITVHFLHFVKWNPQRPQKALWDHLNKTFSMFEKRPSEDDLVNHKCLINEAVKRDEALANSKILNTFLEEKLRKRKFSNEDVKPPFIVEDVNGNEDQEESDTIDENADDEDGEDENGDDESDEDDCFDSVCAICDNGGHIYICEGKCMRSFHATVEDGEESNCESLGFTDAELEAIKNVPFYCKNCEYKKHQCFACGELGSSDESSGAEVFCCVNGACGHFYHPHCVAKLLHPGNRAAAEDHEQRIAAGEQFACPAHKCYVCNELEVRSNPELQFAVCRRCPRAYHRKCLPSDIPGEKDLDEAGEIIQRAWDGLIPNRILIYCLEHEIDPDFATPVRDHIKFPGPQQKKLKKLPFESSKKKDLSKERTSALESNVGKRVSVKPPKVFDKVSSSAKQGDLSRKRVEKLPAQEYSKKQKVDSNRNDLEKSKESATDEGEISLGHRLYATFCGLDSGPGKSSRGVNVLSKPERTQKAKPVAKTVNDTLTLDADTRKRILTLMRDASSSITLNEVKRRHKPPSTHSQYSKFSADNITMGKVEGAVQAVRAALKKLDEGGSVQDAKAVCGNDLLVQLLRWKEKLKVYLAPFLYGLRYTSFGRHFTKMDKLKEVVDVLHWYIQDGDMLVDFACGSNDFSCLMKEKLDEMGKRCSFKNFDTFRPKNDFSFERRDWMGVKRDELPDGSQLIIGLNPPFGVNAALANKFINKALEFRPKLLILIVPRETQRLDEKGSPYDLIWEDDQMFVGKAFYLPGSVDVNDKQIEDWNVNAPVLYLWSCPDWTPKHKAIAEQHLSGAQKKDRAEESHDEMHVPEPLQECHIRDELIVDKGEDVHQDKSENGEQNGTVTKSHQEGLPHDSSGPEWDKNCTLGKNHSEENSKKFGGKRKKKRKSDNMFLEDKSKRRPISCNPSPNVPGRRSLETYSPKHLETPLQVHSGGNDFQRYDQRNFSRYRPYSETGYNGNQEWHNLNVAETRPSMIGRHTHLPSPIHDYGFRASDRWIRSEELSSFGQRTVGPSYPGPGFPSPYGRLNPAADSTHGGMNTSAMQRYAPRLDELNHARMSNTVPGPLMRDASGSYHPPAPTPPFRLGPLGFAPGPYRPFSQQNSSGWLNE, encoded by the exons ATGGCGTCATCAGATGATGAAGGTGAAACAGTTGTAAACAATGTATCAGAGTATGAATTTATCTCTGGTGATGACGAGTCGGTTCCCTTCACCGAGTTGCCTGTGGTGTGGAATAAAGGCGAGACTCATGATGGACAGCTACAACAGATTTTCTTATGTGGAAAAACGGATAATGGGCTTCGGAAAATTTATAAGCAGGTTATATCTTGGAAGTTTGTTCTTTTGCATGAGAAGCCTGAGATATCAGTGTTATCAGTAGAGGGTAGCTGGATCAAGCTTCTGAAGCCAAGAAAAGCTTATCACGAGATAATTAGAACAATTCAGATCACAGTGCATTTCTTACACTTCGTTAAGTGGAATCCTCAGCGTCCGCAGAAAGCTTTGTGGGACCATCTTAATAAAACATTCAG CATGTTCGAGAAAAGGCCTTCGGAGGATGATCTAGTAAATCACAAGTGTTTAATTAATGAAGCTGTTAAGAGGGATGAAGCATTAGCGAACTCCAAG ATTTTGAATACATTTCTCGAGGAAAAGCTCAGGAAGAGGAAATTTTCTAACGAg GATGTAAAGCCTCCTTTTATTGTTGAGGATGTTAATGGAAATGAAGACCAGGAGGAGTCTGACACGATTGATGAGAATGCAGATGATGAGGATGGAGAGGATGAGAATGGAGATGATGAGTCTGATGAGGATGATTGTTTCGACTCAGTCTGTGCAATTTGTGACAATGgtggtcatatatatat ATGCGAAGGCAAGTGCATGAGGTCATTCCATGCAACTGTTGAAGATGGTGAGGAATCTAACTGTGAATCTCTGGGCTTCACTGATGCAGAATTAGAA GCGATTAAAAATGTTCCTTTTTATTGTAAGAATTGTGAGTATAAGAAGCACCAGTGCTTTGCTTGTGGGGAATTAGGATCTTCTGATGAATCATCTGGTGCTGAG GTCTTTTGTTGTGTTAATGGAGCCTGTGGACACTTCTATCATCCTCACTGTGTGGCTAAACTTCTCCATCCTGGCAATAGAGCTGCTGCAGAAGACCACGAGCAAAGGATTGCTGCTGGGGAACAGTTTGCCTGCCCTGCTCATAAATGTTATGTCTGTAACGAATTGGAAGTGAGGTCAAATCCGGAGTTGCAATTTGCTGTTTGTCGTCGTTGTCCAAGGGCATACCATAGAAAATGTCTGCCAAG TGATATTCCAGGTGAAAAGGATTTGGACGAGGCAGGAGAAATCATACAAAGAGCTTGGGACGGACTGATTCCCAACCGTATTTTGATCTACTGTTT AGAACATGAGATCGACCCGGATTTTGCCACCCCTGTTAGGGACCATATAAAATTTCCAGGTCCTCAGCaaaagaaactgaaaaagCTACCATTTGAATCTAGCAAAAAGAAGGATCTGTCGAAGGAAAGAACTTCAGCTTTGGAAAGTAATGTGGGGAAACGAGTTTCCGTAAAACCACCAAAAGTGTTTGACAAGGTGTCTTCAAGCGCAAAGCAAGGTGATCTCTCAAGAAAAAGAGTGGAGAAATTGCCTGCTCAGGAGTATTCCAAAAAGCAGAAAGTGGATTCAAACAGAAATGATCTTGAGAAGTCAAAAGAATCTGCAACTGATGAAGGGGAGATATCTTTAGGCCATAGGTTATATGCCACCTTTTGTGGCCTGGATTCAGGACCAGGGAAATCTAGCAGGGGGGTAAATGTTCTTAGTAAACCTGAGAGAACGCAGAAGGCCAAGCCTGTAGCAAAAACTGTAAATGATACTTTGACTCTTGATGCTGATACCAGAAAAAG AATATTGACTTTGATGAGAGATGCTTCATCCTCAATAACACTCAATGAAGTTAAAAGAAGGCATAAACCACCATCTACACATTctcaatattcaaaattttctgcAGACAATATTACAATGGGGAAAGTGGAGGGTGCTGTTCAG GCTGTTCGTGCGGCACtgaaaaaattggatgaaggTGGCAGTGTTCAGGATGCCAAAGCAGTCTGTGGCAATGATCTACTTGTCCAGTTGTTGAGATGGAAA GAGAAGCTGAAAGTATATCTTGCTCCATTTCTATATGGATTGCGCTACACATCCTTTGGTCGCCATTTCACGAAAATGGATAAACTGAAAGAG GTAGTTGATGTGCTCCATTGGTACATTCAAGATGGTGACATG CTAGTTGATTTTGCTTGCGGTTCGAATGATTTTAGCTGCCTCATGAAAGAAAAGCTGGACGAGATGGGAAAGAGATGCTCATTCAAAAACTTTGACACCTTTCGGCCAAAG AATGATTTTAGTTTTGAACGAAGAGACTGGATGGGAGTAAAACGAGATGAGTTGCCAGATGGGTCGCAATTG ATTATCGGGCTGAACCCACCTTTTGGTGTTAATGCGGCCCTTGCCaacaaattcatcaataaAGCTCTTGAATTCAGACCAAAACTTCTAATCCTTATTGTTCCAAGGGAGACACAGCG GTTAGATGAAAAGGGATCTCCGTATGATCTGATCTGGGAGGATGATCAGATGTTTGTTGGCAAG GCATTTTATCTACCTGGATCTGTTGATGTAAATGACAAACAAATCGAGGACTGGAACGTGAATGCACCTGTACTTTATCTCTGGAGCTGTCCAGATTGGACGCCCAAACACAAGGCTATCGCTGAACAGCACCTGTCTGGGGCGCAAAAGAAGGATCGAGCAGAGGAAAGTCATGATGAGATGCATGTCCCTGAGCCTTTGCAGGAATGTCATATTCGTGATGAACTGATTGTTGACAAAGGCGAAGATGTACACCAAGATAAATCTGAAAATGGGGAACAAAACGGCACAGTGACTAAAAGTCACCAAGAAGGTTTGCCACATGACAGCAGTGGCCCTGAATGGGATAAGAATTGCACCCTGGGGAAGAATCATTCTgaagaaaattcaaagaagTTTGGTGGCaaacgaaaaaagaaaagaaaatcagatAATATGTTTCTGGAAGACAAGTCTAAAAGGCGCCCTATCTCCTGCAATCCGTCACCAAATGTGCCTGGTCGTAGGTCACTGGAAACATATTCACCCAAACATCTCGAAACTCCATTGCAAGTTCACTCTGGGGGGAATGACTTTCAGCGGTACGACCAAAGGAACTTCTCTAGATATAGGCCATACTCTGAAACTGGATATAATGGGAATCAGGAGTGGCACAACTTGAACGTTGCTGAAACACGTCCAAGTATGATAGGCAGGCATACACATCTTCCAAGCCCTATCCATGACTACGGTTTTAGGGCGAGTGACCGGTGGATAAGAAGTGAGGAACTGAGTTCTTTTGGTCAGCGAACTGTTGGTCCGTCCTATCCTGGACCTGGGTTTCCATCCCCATATGGACGACTTAATCCCGCTGCAGACTCCACTCATGGTGGGATGAATACATCTGCAATGCAGCGATATGCTCCTCGTTTGGATGAGCTAAACCACGCACGAATGAGCAACACGGTTCCTGGCCCACTTATGCGGGACGCAAGTGGTAGTTATCATCCTCCCGCTCCAACACCCCCATTCCGACTTGGCCCTTTAGGTTTTGCTCCAGGTCCATACCGCCCCTTCTCTCAGCAGAACTCTTCAGGATGGCTTAATGAGTAG
- the LOC105174922 gene encoding fimbrin-1, producing MSSFVGVLVSDQWLQSQFTQVELRTLKSKFISTKNQNGKVTVGDLPSLMVKLKRFSGIFDEEEIRQGLGESHSDMNDEVDFEGFLRSYLDLQSRANTKLGDPKHSSSFLKATTTTLLHTISEPEKSAYVAHINSYLRDDPFLKQFLPIDPASNALFDLAKDGVLLCKLINVAVPGTIDDRAINTKRVLNPWERNENHTLCLNSAKAIGCTVVNIGTQDLVEGRPHLLLGLISQIIKIQLLADLNLRKTPELLELVEDNNDVEELMGLAPEKVLLKWMNFHLKKAGYKKTVTNFSSDLKDGEAYTYLLNVLAPEHCSPATLDTKDPTERANLVLEHAEKMDCKRYLTPKDIVEGSSNLNLAFVAQIFHQRNGLSTDSKKVSFAEMMTDDELMSREERCFRLWINSLGSVSYVNNLFEDVRNGWVLLEVLDKVAPGSVNWKQATKPPIKMPFRKVENCNQVVRIGKLLKLSLVNVAGNDFVQGNKKLILAFLWQLMRFNMLQLLKKLRSRFQGREVTDADILNWANRKVKSLGRKSQMESFKDKSLSNGLFFLELLSAVEPRVVNWNLVTKGESDEEKKLNATYIISVARKLGCSIFLLPEDIIEVNQKMILTLTASIMYWSLQQPVEDSESSAAASPSTISRGTSPEPSVDEAQSPASVSISDAAASPITNGSASTALAITPGLIPVLPVDDSLSPATEASHEASPEPSISGEDDGSIVSEISHMTFDDTVSDTAISAQADDLPSDTATSAPPPVNEGRQPQSE from the exons ATGTCTAGTTTTGTTGGAGTTTTGGTTTCCGATCAATGGCTTCAGAGCCAGTTCACGCAAGTCGAGCTTCGCACCCTCAAGTCCAAA TTCATATCAACGAAGAATCAAAATGGTAAAGTTACAGTTGGTGATTTGCCATCTCTGATGGTAAAACTAAAGCGTTTCAGTGGCATATTTGATGAGGAGGAGATTAGGCAAGGATTGGGAGAATCACACTCTGATATGAATGATGAGGTAGATTTTGAAGGCTTCCTCAGG TCATATTTGGATTTACAAAGTAGAGCCAACACCAAATTGGGAGATCCAAAACACTCTTCGTCCTTCCTGAAGGCCACCACGACCACCCTTCTTCACACTATTAGTGAGCCTGAAAAGTCAGCATATGTTGCACATATTAACAGCTACCTCAGGGACGACCCATTTCTGAAGCAATTCCTTCCAATTGATCCGGCTTCAAATGCTTTATTTGATCTTGCAAAGGATGGAGTCCTACTATG TAAGCTGATCAATGTGGCAGTACCTGGCACAATAGACGATCGGGCTATTAACACGAAAAGAGTACTCAATCCATGGGAAAGAAACGAGAATCACACACTGTGTCTCAACTCTGCTAAGGCTATTGGATGCACAGTAGTTAACATTGGTACTCAGGATCTTGTTGAAGGAAGA CCGCATCTGCTGCTTGGATTAATTTCTCAGATCATAAAG ATCCAACTATTGGCAGATCTCAACCTCAGAAAGACACCCGAACTTCTGGAACTTGTTGAGGACAACAAT GACGTTGAGGAGCTTATGGGACTTGCCCCCGAAAAAGTTCTGCTGAAGTGGATGAATTTCCATCTCAAGAAAGCAGGCTACAAAAAAACTGTCACAAATTTTTCTTCCGACTTGAAG GATGGGGAAGCGTATACTTACCTGCTTAATGTACTTGCGCCGGAGCATTGCAGTCCTGCCACCTTAGATACGAAGGATCCCACTGAAAGGGCCAATTTGGTTCTTGAGCATGCTGAGAAAATGGATTGCAAAAGATATCTAACTCCCAAGGATATTGTGGAAGGCTCAAGTAATTTGAATCTTGCTTTTGTTGCACAGATATTCCACCAGAG GAATGGTTTGTCCACAGACAGCAAAAAGGTCTCCTTTGCAGAGATGATGACAGATGATGAGCTAATGTCTAGAGAAGAGAGGTGTTTTCGTCTGTGGATAAACAGCCTAGGAAGTGTCTCTTATGTCAACAACTTGTTTGAGGATGTCAGAAATGG GTGGGTTCTCCTGGAAGTGCTGGATAAAGTTGCTCCAGGATCTGTCAACTGGAAGCAGGCAACAAAACCACCAATAAAAATGCCATTTAGAAAAGTAGAGAACTGCAATCAAGTTGTTCGGATAGGAAAGCTGTTGAAACTCTCCCTGGTAAATGTAGCTGGGAATGATTTTGTGCAAGGGAATAAGAAGCTCATACTTG CTTTCCTTTGGCAGTTGATGAGATTTAATATGCTTCAACTTCTGAAAAAACTGAGGTCGCGTTTCCAAGGAAGGGAGGTTACTGATGCTGATATACTGAACTGGGCTAATAGAAAAGTAAAGAGTTTAGGCAGAAAATCTCAAATGGAGAGTTTCAAG GATAAGAGCCTCTCAAATGGACTATTCTTTCTTGAGCTTCTTAGTGCAGTTGAGCCACGCGTTGTTAATTGGAACCTTGTAACCAAAGGTGAAAGTG ATGAGGAGAAGAAGCTGAATGCTACCTATATAATCAGTGTTGCAAGAAAGCTTGGctgttccattttcttgttgcCTGAGGATATCATTGAG GTGAACCAAAAAATGATTCTTACTCTCACGGCAAGTATTATGTACTGGAGCCTTCAGCAGCCTGTGGAAGACTCGGAGTCGTCTGCTGCTGCGTCCCCTTCTACCATTAGTCGTGGGACATCACCAGAGCCTTCGGTCGACGAAGCTCAGTCGCCTGCTTCTGTATCTATTTCAGATGCAGCAGCTTCACCTATTACTAATGGCTCTGCATCCACAGCTCTTGCCATAACTCCTGGCCTGATCCCTGTGCTTCCTGTTGATGACTCTTTATCCCCTGCTACAGAAGCTTCTCATGAAGCATCACCAGAGCCGTCAATCAGTGGGGAAGATGATGGCTCGATTGTTTCTGAGATATCACACATGACTTTCGATGATACAGTCTCTGATACGGCAATCTCTGCCCAAGCAGATGATCTGCCATCTGATACTGCGACATCTGCTCCACCACCTGTGAATGAGGGGAGACAACCACAAAGTGAATAG
- the LOC105174923 gene encoding rho GDP-dissociation inhibitor 1-like, which translates to MGSDGNKEEKNDSDSATNSAAAKDDATPDLEGSVSRQPSEANSCYTTEDEVEEVQVQLGPKRTIKEHLETDKDDESLRRWKEQLLGSVDADAVQEDQEPDVKILNLTILSPGRSDIELPIPEGGNPKGLWFTLKEGSRYRLRFSFKVSNDIVCGLKYTNTVWKAGLKVDSAKEMLGTFSPQVEPYVHEMAEETTPSGMFARGSYSAKSKFIDDDNKCYLEINYTFDIQKEWATQ; encoded by the exons ATGGGATCTGATGggaataaagaagaaaagaatgattCAGACAGTGCGACAAACAGCGCTGCTGCGAAGGACGACGCGACGCCTGATTTAGAGGGAAGTGTGAGCAGACAGCCTAGTGAAGCTAATTCTTGTTACACAACCGAGGATGAAGTAGAAGAAGTGCAGGTTCAGTTAGGGCCGAAACGGACCATCAAAGAACATCTTGAGACAGACAAG GATGATGAGAGCTTGAGGAGGTGGAAAGAACAACTCTTAGGAAGTGTGGATGCTGATGCCGTTCAAG AGGATCAAGAACCAGATGTAAAAATACTGAACCTGACAATCCTGTCTCCGGGGAGATCTGACATCGAGCTTCCAATTCCGGAGGGTGGAAACCCAAAAGGGTTGTGGTTTACGCTCAAGGAAGGAAGCCGTTATCGCTTGCGATTCTCCTTCAAGGTCAGCAACGACATCGTTTGTGGCCTCAAGTACACTAATACTGTCTGGAAGGCTGGACTCAAAG TGGACAGCGCAAAAGAAATGCTGGGGACCTTTAGCCCTCAGGTGGAGCCATATGTACATGAAATGGCCGAAGAGACGACTCCATCGGGAATGTTTGCTAGAGGATCATATTCCGCAAAATCAAAG TTTATTGACGATGACAACAAATGCTACCTAGAGATCAACTACACTTTTGATATCCAGAAGGAATGGGCCACCCAGTAG
- the LOC105174925 gene encoding uncharacterized protein LOC105174925 codes for MAFFTTRLAALLISLSVVLSAASATDLSSYLEGFKDHFRFLHSIVPKEEQAKDCQYLTEQMTAAVKQVEQFSATAVAKRLKDPPTDDCAKKALLLCEEAYKKAVEMLKKGVESVSAGDFVQAKKNSRTFINYINACDDSFGEFRNFGDWARGVGDDCLGKIVKYV; via the coding sequence ATGGCTTTCTTCACCACCCGCCTCGCCGCATTGCTTATCTCTCTCTCCGTCGTCCTCTCCGCCGCCTCCGCAACCGACCTATCCTCCTACTTGGAGGGATTCAAGGACCATTTCAGGTTCCTGCACAGCATCGTCCCAAAGGAAGAGCAGGCCAAGGACTGCCAGTATCTTACCGAGCAAATGACCGCTGCCGTAAAACAGGTGGAGCAGTTCTCGGCGACCGCAGTGGCGAAGCGGTTAAAGGATCCCCCGACCGACGATTGCGCTAAGAAGGCCCTTCTCCTGTGCGAGGAGGCGTACAAGAAGGCCGTGGAGATGTTGAAGAAGGGGGTGGAGAGCGTCTCCGCCGGAGACTTCGTTCAGGCGAAGAAGAATTCACGCACGTTCATTAATTACATCAATGCCTGCGACGACAGCTTCGGCGAGTTTCGGAATTTCGGCGACTGGGCAAGGGGCGTCGGCGATGACTGTCTTGGCAAGATTGTCAAATACGTTTAG
- the LOC105174926 gene encoding uncharacterized protein LOC105174926: MSERGGAAAPPAGLVVTEQQIAEALEALLRDTNAFTSLNGVVQQLESKLGVNLSHRVDFIRSQIQHFLRLQAQHQNFMSHHHHQGNFALNQTPNFHPVPSPHLPPNFTAHHTAEGYSFHPPPPSQPQLSQPPPAPPVAVKNPSVTTASVSAKESVPTAKKRRGGPGGLNKLCGVSPELQTIVGQPTLPRTEIVKQLWAYIRKNNLQDPNNKRKIICNDELRLVFETDCTDMFKMNKLLAKHILPLEPTKQTAENAKRLKVAAVKVDVAGSDSKGDDPVPIVLISEALASFFGTEEREMSQAEVLRQMWEYIKVNQLEDPLNPAAIVCDAKLQELLGCESISALGIPEMLARRHLYKKS; this comes from the exons ATGAGTGAGAGAGGGGGGGCAGCAGCACCGCCAGCGGGGCTGGTGGTGACGGAGCAGCAAATAGCGGAGGCGCTGGAGGCTCTCCTCCGCGACACCAACGCCTTCACCTCCTTAAACGGCGTCGTTCAGCAGCTCGAGTCGAAATTGGGTGTTAACTTAAGCCACAGAGTCGACTTCATTCGCAGCCAGATCCAGCATTTCCTCCGCCTCCAGGCCCAGCACCAGAATTTCATGTCCCACCACCATCACCAGGGAAATTTTGCCCTCAATCAAACCCCCAATTTTCACCCCGTTCCTTCGCCACATCTGCCTCCGAATTTCACTGCACATCATACAGCAGAGGGTTACAGCTTCCACCCGCCGCCACCATCCCAGCCACAGTTGTCGCAGCCACCGCCGGCGCCGCCGGTCGCAGTGAAGAACCCTAGTGTCACCACCGCCAGTGTTTCTGCGAAAGAGAG TGTTCCAACTGCGAAGAAAAGAAGAGGTGGCCCTGGAGGCCTAAACAAATTGTGTGGTGTTTCTCCCGAGCTTCAAACCATCGTGGGCCAGCCCACCTTGCCAAGGACTGAG ATTGTGAAGCAATTGTGGGCTTATATAAGGAAAAACAACCTTCAAGATCCGAACAATAAAAGGAAGATAATTTGCAATGATGAGCTCCGCTTGGTATTTGAGACGGACTGTACTGATATGTTCAAGATGAATAAATTGCTAGCTAAACATATACTCCCGCTTGAGCCTACAA AGCAGACAGCTGAAAATGCTAAGAGACTGAAGGTCGCTGCGGTGAAGGTCGATGTTGCGGGATCTGATAGTAAAGGTGATGACCCTGTTCCAATTGTGTTAATATCTGAAGCACTTGCCAGTTTTTTTGGAACTGAGGAGCGGGAGATGTCACAAGCAGAAGTATTAAGGCAGATGTGGGAGTACATAAAGGTTAATCAACTTGAG GATCCTTTGAACCCAGCAGCCATAGTCTGTGATGCTAAATTACAAGAGCTTCTTGGGTGTGAAAGCATTTCAGCATTAGGGATACCCGAGATGTTGGCACGGCGTCATTTATATAAGAAATCGTGA